The following are encoded in a window of Narcine bancroftii isolate sNarBan1 chromosome 2, sNarBan1.hap1, whole genome shotgun sequence genomic DNA:
- the b3galt6 gene encoding beta-1,3-galactosyltransferase 6 yields MNLARLVCRHKTALGIATLSLFALMLLYLAKCTSETLKPPGLPHGLERRGDDQDYSRAKGLSAFLVLLITTGPKYTERRSIIRSTWLSNRDPEILPYFAVGTSGLAAEEVENLEQENGRHHDLLLLPDLKDSYENLTNKILHMYAWIDQNVDFKFVLKADDDTFARLDIIKEELKAKEPKKLYWGFFSGRGKVKSAGKWKESTWVLCDYYLPYALGGGYVLSADLVHYLRININYLKVWQSEDVSLGAWLAPVDVKRLHDPRFDTEYKSRGCSNKYIVTHKQSIEDMLEKQQTLQREGKLCKEEVKVRLSYIYDWYVPPSQCCQRKDGIP; encoded by the coding sequence ATGAATCTAGCTCGACTTGTCTGTCGTCACAAAACAGCCCTTGGTATTGCCACTTTGTCCTTGTTTGCACTGATGTTACTCTACCTGGCTAAATGCACCTCCGAGACATTGAAACCTCCAGGCTTGCCTCATGGGCTTGAACGACGAGGAGATGATCAAGATTACAGCAGAGCCAAAGGTCTCTCTGCCTTTCTAGTGCTGCTGATCACCACTGGCCCAAAGTATACCGAGAGGAGGAGTATCATCAGGAGCACTTGGCTCTCTAACCGGGACCCAGAAATACTCCCTTACTTTGCCGTCGGCACCAGTGGACTGGCAGCAGAGGAGGTTGAAAACCTGGAGCAGGAAAATGGTCGGCACCATGATCTACTGCTGCTTCCAGACTTGAAGGACTCCTATGAAAACCTTACCAATAAAATTCTTCACATGTATGCATGGATTGACCAAAATGTGGATTTTAAGTTTGTCCTGAAAGCAGACGATGACACTTTTGCTAGGTTAGATATTATTAAAGAAGAACTAAAGGCAAAAGAGCCCAAGAAACTCTACTGGGGCTTCTTCTCTGGACGAGGAAAGGTTAAGTCTGCTGGAAAGTGGAAGGAGAGCACATGGGTTCTGTGTGACTACTACTTGCCTTATGCTCTTGGGGGTGGGTATGTTCTCTCAGCTGATTTAGTGCACTATCTTCGAATTAACATTAATTATTTGAAGGTGTGGCAGAGCGAGGACGTGTCTTTGGGTGCTTGGCTGGCACCAGTGGATGTCAAACGCCTTCATGACCCACGGTTTGACACAGAGTACAAATCGCGTGGATGCAGCAACAAGTACATTGTGACGCACAAGCAGAGCATTGAGGATATGCTGGAAAAACAGCAGACCCTCCAAAGGGAAGGAAAGCTGTGCAAAGAAGAGGTGAAAGTAAGACTCTCGTACATTTACGATTGGTATGTCCCACCATCCCAGTGCTGCCAGCGGAAAGATGGTATACCTTGA